A genome region from Planctomycetota bacterium includes the following:
- a CDS encoding penicillin-binding transpeptidase domain-containing protein, translating into MFERRARGVLALLILACCGLLARAAQVQLVESESWQAAAEAALTRTSLTEAARGRLLDRHGQVIAHDVPCNDAAMAYWFVQDPPDPNRLWLVARDLARQTPGYRAATTAEQVRRVEAAMPEAQQRIDALWHQLATIGEVTGNEMSLRRRTILERVEARRRDVVLRRYQRAMAEHEQQDASPWWRKFLLGNEDAPPELAEFEEPIADEEQAHVVLRDISNEQYNQLVKLRADLLPTLSESLRLTAGSTRVYPSGTTAAHVVGRIGEVDANDIERDPELDDELRRFLPGDLTGKGGLEALAERQLRGTRGRIERDLAAGGRDIEAEPVAGVDVTTTLDLDLCDDVREAFNHVDFRWPAEYPGEPTEHRIEVGPMYGSAVVIDVESGGVLAMVSAPDYDANEYVELSQDLWADEMNRPLLNRATLFATTPGSTVKPLVGLGAISDGLIDPSDTICCDGHLHIHIDGKLTTFTQSFRCWTAKMFPNSVQGHQMPPQDPHPTPGLNPFDPNPGDLTFADAIQRSCNIFFETLGHQGGHEQLSSWLGQFGLGEPTGIGLPEKRGLTPFLVEGATAAEQMRSAIFGSMGQGAVEATPMQMADVAATLARDGKRLRPRLVDDGTRDVVDLGLDRVALDQMHRGMEAVVNTRGGSGYRINERLPVTIAGKTGSAQAFRLTLAERDLDGQPVRDDNGRIRYRRMDDLSTRGKPNPAAPWYRRSNHPSEERVEVTHAWFIGYAPADDPKVAFAVFVEYGGSGGYSAGSVAAQIVQALTNRGYLQAKRTPDPDRPGYFVVTH; encoded by the coding sequence ATGTTTGAAAGACGCGCACGAGGCGTGCTCGCCCTGCTCATCCTCGCCTGCTGCGGCTTGCTCGCAAGAGCGGCCCAGGTCCAGCTTGTCGAGTCCGAAAGCTGGCAAGCCGCCGCCGAGGCCGCGCTCACACGCACCTCGCTCACCGAAGCCGCCCGCGGCCGCCTGCTCGATCGCCACGGCCAGGTCATCGCCCACGACGTGCCGTGCAACGACGCGGCGATGGCCTACTGGTTCGTCCAGGACCCGCCCGACCCGAACCGCCTCTGGCTCGTCGCACGCGACCTCGCCCGCCAAACGCCCGGCTACCGCGCCGCCACGACCGCCGAACAGGTTCGCCGCGTCGAGGCCGCGATGCCCGAAGCCCAGCAGCGGATCGACGCGCTGTGGCACCAGCTCGCCACGATCGGCGAGGTCACGGGCAACGAGATGTCTCTGCGTCGACGCACGATCCTCGAACGCGTCGAGGCCCGTCGTCGCGACGTCGTCCTGCGTCGCTATCAGCGCGCGATGGCCGAGCACGAGCAGCAAGACGCCTCGCCTTGGTGGCGGAAGTTCCTTCTCGGCAACGAAGACGCCCCGCCGGAGCTGGCGGAGTTTGAAGAGCCCATCGCCGACGAGGAGCAGGCGCATGTCGTCCTGCGCGACATCAGCAACGAGCAGTACAACCAGCTCGTCAAGCTCCGGGCCGACCTCCTGCCGACGTTGTCCGAGTCGCTGCGACTCACCGCTGGCAGCACGCGCGTCTATCCGTCGGGAACCACCGCCGCCCACGTCGTCGGGCGCATCGGCGAGGTCGACGCGAACGACATCGAGCGCGACCCCGAGCTCGACGACGAGCTTCGTCGCTTCCTGCCGGGCGACCTCACGGGCAAAGGCGGACTCGAAGCCCTGGCCGAGCGACAGCTCCGCGGCACGCGCGGCCGAATCGAGCGCGACCTCGCCGCTGGCGGTCGCGACATCGAGGCAGAGCCCGTTGCCGGCGTCGACGTCACGACGACGCTCGACCTCGACCTGTGCGACGACGTGCGCGAGGCCTTCAATCACGTCGATTTCCGCTGGCCAGCCGAATATCCCGGCGAGCCGACCGAGCACCGCATCGAGGTCGGCCCGATGTACGGCTCGGCCGTCGTGATCGACGTCGAGTCGGGAGGCGTTTTGGCGATGGTCAGCGCGCCCGACTACGACGCCAACGAATACGTCGAGCTCTCGCAAGACCTCTGGGCCGACGAGATGAATCGGCCGCTGCTGAACCGCGCGACGCTCTTCGCCACGACGCCCGGCAGCACGGTCAAGCCGCTCGTCGGACTCGGCGCGATCTCCGACGGCCTGATCGATCCGAGCGACACCATCTGCTGCGACGGCCACCTGCACATCCACATCGACGGCAAGCTGACCACCTTCACGCAGAGCTTCCGCTGCTGGACGGCCAAGATGTTCCCCAACAGCGTGCAGGGCCACCAGATGCCGCCGCAGGACCCGCACCCGACGCCGGGACTCAACCCGTTCGACCCGAACCCGGGCGACCTGACCTTTGCCGACGCGATCCAGCGGTCGTGCAACATCTTCTTCGAAACGCTCGGCCATCAGGGCGGGCACGAACAGCTCTCGAGCTGGCTCGGCCAGTTCGGCCTGGGCGAGCCGACCGGCATCGGCCTGCCTGAGAAACGGGGTCTGACCCCGTTCCTCGTCGAAGGCGCGACGGCCGCCGAGCAGATGCGCAGCGCCATCTTCGGCTCGATGGGTCAGGGTGCTGTCGAAGCCACGCCAATGCAGATGGCAGACGTCGCCGCGACCTTGGCGCGTGATGGCAAACGCCTTCGGCCGCGGCTGGTCGACGACGGAACGCGCGACGTCGTCGATCTCGGCCTCGATCGCGTCGCCCTCGACCAGATGCACCGCGGCATGGAGGCCGTCGTCAACACGCGCGGCGGCAGCGGATATCGCATCAACGAACGACTGCCCGTCACCATCGCCGGCAAGACCGGCTCGGCCCAGGCGTTCCGGCTCACGCTCGCCGAACGCGACCTCGACGGCCAGCCCGTCCGCGATGACAACGGCCGCATCAGGTACCGCCGCATGGACGACCTCTCGACCCGCGGCAAACCCAATCCGGCCGCGCCGTGGTATCGCCGCAGCAACCACCCGAGCGAGGAGCGCGTCGAGGTGACGCACGCCTGGTTCATCGGCTACGCCCCGGCCGACGACCCGAAGGTCGCCTTCGCCGTCTTCGTCGAGTACGGCGGCTCCGGCGGCTACTCCGCCGGCAGCGTCGCAGCGCAGATCGTTCAAGCCCTCACGAACCGTGGCTACCTCCAAGCCAAGCGAACCCCCGACCCCGACCGACCGGGATATTTTGTCGTCACGCATTGA
- a CDS encoding NUDIX hydrolase, whose translation MSDTMQKTETQTVYRGNRIDIERHTFVDASGREVTKEIGRHVGACCVLAMPDPDHVVLIRNRRAALDDVLWELPAGTLEPPEPPIETAKRELVEEAGFVAGHIEPLLTFWTAPGLWDEKMHAFLATDLTPAEQALEAGEEIEPHVLPYADALDLIRTGDLVDGKSMTTLLWYDRFRRQK comes from the coding sequence ATGAGCGACACCATGCAGAAGACCGAGACCCAAACCGTCTACCGGGGCAATCGCATCGACATCGAACGTCACACGTTCGTCGACGCGTCGGGACGCGAAGTCACCAAGGAGATCGGACGCCACGTCGGCGCATGCTGCGTCCTGGCGATGCCCGATCCGGACCACGTCGTGCTGATCCGCAACCGACGTGCGGCACTCGACGACGTGCTCTGGGAACTCCCCGCCGGCACGCTCGAACCGCCCGAGCCGCCGATCGAGACGGCGAAGCGCGAGCTCGTCGAAGAGGCCGGCTTCGTCGCGGGCCACATCGAGCCGCTGCTCACCTTCTGGACAGCGCCTGGCCTGTGGGACGAGAAGATGCACGCCTTCCTCGCCACAGATCTCACGCCCGCCGAGCAGGCACTCGAAGCCGGCGAAGAGATCGAGCCACACGTCCTGCCCTACGCCGACGCCCTCGACCTCATCCGCACCGGCGACCTCGTCGACGGCAAGTCGATGACCACGCTCCTCTGGTACGACCGCTTCCGACGTCAGAAGTAG
- a CDS encoding GspE/PulE family protein, whose translation MTTTPGTPGVASEIPQTDVAILSAEEAVDRLVARAAAMGSSDLFFCAYDNRVVVEVRHLGVVRQIASMSRDQGKRAVAYVKNNARMTGGDARQPDEGRWIWTPSHKANDEMGSVDLRVSVIPTLYGEDAAMRLFNRDANLYKLDNLGMFEKQLSKYRRMIGNPGGLVLITGPTGSGKTATLYATLMSLNDGSRKINTIEDPVEYSVEGLRQTQVNHDIGLGFAELLRAVLRQNPDVIMVGEVRDAETAMTAVRAANSGILVFATLHAQSTAGAVQSMRAYGIPDHFLAGGLRGVVAQRLVRTLDPETRREMDLGTDAFEDIRDMLQPGEGEKLYAPVPAESNHMSGYRGRTGVFEIMEITPSIRTLIANNARATEVRQQAIKDGMLEFRKAALLQVARGQTSTEEVFRTIPGEELLIEE comes from the coding sequence ATGACCACCACTCCCGGCACGCCCGGCGTCGCTTCCGAGATTCCGCAGACCGACGTCGCCATTCTCTCGGCCGAGGAGGCCGTCGATCGGCTCGTCGCCCGCGCGGCGGCCATGGGGTCGAGTGACCTGTTCTTCTGTGCGTACGACAATCGCGTCGTCGTGGAGGTCCGGCACCTGGGCGTGGTCCGGCAGATCGCCAGCATGTCGCGCGACCAGGGCAAGCGGGCCGTGGCGTACGTCAAAAACAACGCCCGCATGACCGGCGGCGACGCACGTCAGCCCGACGAGGGGCGATGGATCTGGACGCCGTCTCACAAGGCCAACGACGAGATGGGCAGCGTCGACCTCCGCGTCAGCGTCATCCCGACGCTTTACGGCGAAGACGCGGCGATGCGGCTCTTCAACCGCGACGCAAATCTCTACAAGCTCGACAACCTCGGCATGTTCGAGAAGCAGCTGTCCAAGTACCGCCGCATGATCGGCAACCCGGGCGGGCTCGTGCTCATCACCGGCCCGACGGGCAGCGGCAAGACGGCCACGCTGTACGCGACGCTCATGAGCCTCAATGACGGCTCCCGCAAGATCAACACGATCGAAGACCCTGTCGAGTACAGCGTCGAAGGCCTGCGTCAGACGCAGGTGAACCACGACATCGGCCTTGGCTTCGCGGAGCTGCTGCGGGCGGTCCTGCGGCAGAATCCCGACGTCATCATGGTCGGCGAGGTACGCGACGCCGAAACCGCCATGACCGCTGTCCGTGCGGCCAACAGCGGCATCCTGGTCTTTGCCACGCTTCACGCCCAGAGCACCGCCGGGGCCGTCCAGAGCATGCGGGCGTATGGCATTCCGGACCACTTCCTCGCCGGGGGATTGCGCGGTGTGGTCGCCCAGCGGCTGGTCCGCACGCTCGACCCGGAGACGCGTCGCGAGATGGACCTTGGAACTGACGCCTTCGAGGACATCCGCGACATGCTCCAGCCCGGCGAGGGCGAAAAGCTCTACGCGCCCGTGCCTGCCGAGAGCAACCACATGAGCGGTTACCGCGGCCGGACGGGCGTCTTCGAGATCATGGAGATCACGCCGTCGATCCGCACGCTGATCGCCAACAACGCCCGCGCGACCGAGGTGCGTCAGCAGGCGATCAAGGACGGCATGCTCGAGTTCCGCAAGGCCGCGCTGCTCCAGGTCGCCCGTGGGCAGACGAGCACGGAAGAGGTGTTCCGCACCATTCCAGGCGAAGAGCTGCTGATCGAGGAGTGA
- a CDS encoding STAS domain-containing protein, which produces MSIERDGIVKIATSGNITSADIDPAGDNPLSGVIGQNWSGSRILLDMGDTQYIDSSAVGWLIGSHKKVADGGGTFVVYEVQPAVRQVLDLLKVGRVVPIVDDEAAAKEVAAANGG; this is translated from the coding sequence GTGTCCATCGAGCGTGACGGCATCGTCAAGATCGCAACGAGCGGCAACATCACCTCCGCCGACATCGACCCCGCCGGCGACAACCCGCTCAGCGGCGTCATCGGCCAGAACTGGTCCGGCAGCCGCATCCTGCTCGACATGGGTGACACCCAGTACATCGACTCGTCGGCCGTCGGCTGGCTGATCGGCTCGCATAAGAAGGTTGCCGACGGTGGCGGCACGTTCGTCGTCTACGAGGTCCAGCCCGCCGTCCGACAGGTGCTCGACCTGCTGAAGGTCGGCCGCGTCGTCCCGATCGTCGACGACGAAGCCGCCGCCAAAGAAGTCGCCGCCGCCAACGGCGGGTGA
- a CDS encoding helix-hairpin-helix domain-containing protein, whose translation MDRVEPFPESEGSPPGTGQDPAEWPARKRWFWSTQQFRAVAAVSAVLLALYVVQRLARPTLLADPPPPVGELAPDLLDRLDPNVATLGELSALPDIGPAKAEAIVAFRESTDRVPAFRSTGDLQDVRGIGPAIVAKLRPHLFFPDKAAVSGGQTTRPAGEP comes from the coding sequence ATGGACAGAGTTGAGCCGTTTCCCGAGTCCGAAGGGTCGCCGCCGGGTACGGGCCAGGACCCGGCCGAGTGGCCGGCGCGAAAACGCTGGTTCTGGTCGACGCAGCAATTTCGTGCAGTCGCGGCAGTTTCGGCGGTTTTGCTCGCGCTCTACGTGGTGCAGCGACTGGCTCGGCCGACGCTCCTCGCCGACCCGCCGCCACCCGTCGGCGAGCTCGCGCCCGACCTGCTGGACCGGCTCGACCCCAACGTCGCAACCCTCGGCGAGCTGTCGGCCCTTCCGGACATCGGGCCCGCCAAGGCCGAGGCGATCGTCGCGTTTCGCGAGTCCACGGATCGCGTGCCGGCGTTCCGCTCGACCGGCGACCTGCAGGACGTCCGCGGGATCGGCCCGGCGATCGTCGCCAAGCTCCGGCCGCACCTGTTTTTCCCTGATAAAGCCGCAGTTTCAGGCGGCCAGACGACGCGGCCGGCTGGCGAGCCGTGA
- the dapF gene encoding diaminopimelate epimerase, translating into MPDVSAGFRFVKMHGAGNDYVYVDASAETLPSDLPALARRVSNRHFGIGGDGLIVVHPPTQAGSADVRMQMFNIDGSEGSMCGNGIRCVAKFAVDEGLVQADATRLRVDTASGIKEIELIREAGEVVGATVDMGRPGFGVEAVGADPTKLAVDETHVTPVGLARQAVLVSTGNPHAVVFVGDLEDVDVPSEGPAWSGHEAFGGGINAHFAEVLSRNHLRVIHWERGSGPTLACGTGACATLAAAVRLGLADRSARVDVPGGRLDIRWDEGSDHLFMSGPAETTFHGTWAG; encoded by the coding sequence GTGCCCGACGTCTCTGCCGGTTTCCGCTTCGTCAAGATGCACGGCGCGGGCAACGACTACGTGTACGTCGACGCGTCGGCTGAGACACTGCCGAGCGATCTGCCGGCCTTGGCTCGCCGTGTCAGCAATCGCCACTTCGGCATCGGCGGTGACGGCTTGATCGTCGTCCATCCACCCACGCAAGCCGGCTCGGCCGACGTGCGGATGCAGATGTTCAACATCGACGGCAGCGAGGGCTCGATGTGCGGCAACGGCATTCGCTGCGTCGCCAAGTTCGCGGTCGACGAGGGTCTTGTGCAGGCCGACGCGACGAGGCTTCGCGTTGACACTGCGTCGGGAATCAAGGAAATCGAGCTGATTCGCGAGGCCGGCGAGGTCGTCGGGGCAACGGTCGACATGGGCCGACCCGGCTTCGGCGTCGAGGCGGTCGGTGCGGACCCGACGAAGCTGGCCGTCGACGAGACGCACGTCACGCCCGTCGGCCTTGCCCGGCAGGCGGTGCTCGTCTCGACCGGCAACCCGCACGCGGTCGTCTTCGTGGGCGATCTCGAGGACGTGGACGTGCCGAGCGAAGGCCCGGCGTGGTCCGGCCACGAGGCGTTCGGCGGTGGCATCAACGCCCACTTTGCAGAGGTTCTGAGCCGGAATCACCTTCGCGTCATCCACTGGGAACGCGGCAGCGGCCCGACTCTGGCGTGCGGCACCGGCGCCTGCGCCACCCTTGCCGCCGCAGTTCGACTCGGCCTCGCCGACCGCTCTGCCCGCGTCGATGTCCCCGGCGGACGGCTCGACATTCGATGGGACGAAGGCTCCGACCACCTCTTCATGTCCGGTCCCGCCGAGACGACCTTCCACGGCACCTGGGCCGGCTGA